The Mycolicibacterium flavescens genome has a segment encoding these proteins:
- the tap gene encoding tripeptidyl-peptidase B, with translation MNAKIGVLATTVLLAATGCSQLVDGRAVVAVPPPGTPIEWAKCQTEQSDESRIPADAECGMLSVPVDYDEPDGDVARIAMVRFKATGDKIGSLIINPGGPGESGVEAAASIVGSLPESVRQRFDLVGFDPRGVANSTPALWCNSDADNDRLRAEPQVDYSPEGVAEIEKETKEFVQRCEDKMGKEFLANVGTVNVAKDLEAMRQALGDEKLTYLGYSYGTRIGATYAENYPDKVRAMVLDGAVDPNADPTEANVRQAAAFQTAFNDYAADCAQNPACPLGTDPAKANDVYHSLVDPLVEKPLRTRDPRGLSYSDAIVGTILPLYSPDLWRHLTQALSEMERGAGDTMLALADLYMGRDAQGHYNNSTDVRVAVNCVDKPAVTDRAKVVEEDRRVREAAPFMSYGEFTGHAPLGTCAFWPVPPTSEPHELQVEGLPPTLVVSTTNDPATPYQAGVELAKQLGGTLVTFQGTQHTVVFQGNNCVDDIAANYLVDLTLPPTDTTCSSD, from the coding sequence ATGAACGCCAAGATCGGGGTCCTCGCGACCACTGTGCTGCTCGCGGCCACCGGATGCAGCCAACTGGTCGACGGCCGCGCCGTCGTCGCGGTGCCGCCACCAGGCACCCCGATCGAATGGGCCAAATGCCAGACCGAACAGTCCGACGAGTCGCGGATTCCCGCCGACGCCGAGTGCGGCATGTTGTCGGTCCCGGTGGACTACGACGAGCCCGACGGCGACGTCGCCCGCATCGCGATGGTCCGGTTCAAGGCCACCGGCGACAAGATCGGCTCGCTGATCATCAACCCCGGGGGGCCGGGGGAGTCCGGGGTGGAGGCCGCCGCGAGCATCGTCGGCTCGCTGCCCGAGTCGGTGCGCCAGCGCTTCGACCTCGTCGGCTTCGATCCCCGTGGCGTCGCGAACTCCACCCCGGCGCTGTGGTGCAACTCCGACGCCGACAACGACCGGCTGCGCGCCGAACCCCAGGTCGACTACTCCCCGGAGGGGGTCGCCGAGATCGAGAAGGAGACCAAGGAGTTCGTCCAGCGTTGCGAGGACAAGATGGGCAAGGAGTTCCTCGCCAACGTCGGCACCGTCAATGTGGCCAAGGATCTCGAGGCGATGCGCCAAGCGCTCGGTGACGAGAAACTGACCTACCTCGGCTACTCCTACGGCACCCGCATCGGCGCCACCTACGCCGAGAACTACCCGGACAAGGTGCGCGCCATGGTCCTCGACGGGGCGGTCGATCCCAACGCCGATCCCACCGAGGCCAACGTCCGCCAAGCCGCGGCCTTCCAGACCGCGTTCAACGACTACGCCGCCGACTGTGCGCAGAACCCCGCCTGCCCGCTGGGCACCGACCCGGCGAAGGCCAACGACGTCTACCACAGCCTGGTCGACCCGCTGGTGGAAAAGCCGCTGCGAACGCGGGATCCGCGGGGGCTGAGCTACTCCGACGCCATCGTCGGGACCATCCTGCCGCTGTACTCGCCGGACCTGTGGCGGCACCTGACGCAGGCGCTCAGCGAGATGGAGCGGGGCGCCGGTGACACCATGCTCGCGCTGGCCGATCTGTACATGGGCCGCGACGCCCAGGGCCACTACAACAACTCGACCGATGTACGGGTCGCGGTCAACTGCGTGGACAAGCCCGCCGTCACCGACCGCGCGAAGGTCGTCGAGGAGGACCGGCGGGTGCGCGAGGCGGCACCGTTCATGAGCTATGGCGAGTTCACCGGGCACGCACCGTTGGGCACGTGCGCGTTCTGGCCGGTGCCGCCGACGAGCGAACCGCACGAACTTCAGGTGGAGGGGCTGCCACCGACGCTGGTGGTGTCGACGACCAACGATCCCGCGACGCCGTACCAGGCAGGTGTGGAGCTGGCCAAGCAACTCGGTGGGACTCTGGTGACGTTCCAGGGCACCCAGCACACCGTGGTGTTCCAGGGCAACAACTGCGTCGACGACATCGCGGCCAACTACCTCGTCGACCTGACGCTGCCGCCGACCGACACCACCTGCTCCTCGGACTGA
- a CDS encoding TetR family transcriptional regulator gives MAARRAPDSRQRRRELCDAGIELLAELGAKGLSHPRVDRRAGVPDGSASYYFRTRTALIHAVAERVAELDLADLRSVTEAHVDTSRQAAVARLAEVVMKSLTGTGLTRTRARIELLLQASRDSAISAVFHTNSQTYLRLHRELAERSQPDAADPSAVDDRALLTVMFISGLMLSAAAGSEPAIERDRLEYLLAQIAASRP, from the coding sequence ATGGCCGCGCGTCGGGCGCCAGACAGCCGTCAACGGCGCCGCGAATTGTGTGACGCCGGCATCGAGTTGCTCGCCGAGCTGGGCGCCAAGGGCCTCAGTCATCCGCGAGTCGACCGCCGGGCGGGGGTGCCCGATGGGAGCGCGTCGTACTACTTCCGGACCCGCACCGCGCTGATCCACGCCGTCGCCGAGCGGGTGGCCGAACTCGACCTCGCGGACCTGCGTTCGGTCACCGAAGCCCACGTCGACACGTCCCGGCAGGCCGCCGTCGCGAGGCTGGCCGAGGTGGTGATGAAGTCGCTGACCGGCACCGGGCTCACCCGGACACGCGCGCGAATCGAGTTGCTCCTGCAGGCCAGCCGCGATTCGGCGATATCCGCTGTCTTCCATACCAATTCGCAGACCTATCTCAGATTGCACCGAGAGCTCGCGGAGCGATCACAACCGGACGCGGCCGACCCCTCCGCTGTCGACGACCGGGCTCTGCTCACGGTGATGTTCATCAGCGGGCTCATGCTCAGCGCCGCGGCGGGCAGTGAGCCGGCCATCGAGCGCGATCGGCTGGAGTATTTGCTCGCCCAGATCGCTGCGAGCCGACCCTGA
- the rebM_2 gene encoding type 11 methyltransferase, whose amino-acid sequence MPVEIGLREQVEGGAGLARTSTASVSPAAEAASLFETRLSQTIESYDSNAEIYAERFQFVDLGEDRRRFLQHLPKSTGLVLDAGCGPGRDLGFFMRDGFPAIGLDKSAELLRIARSAGHAVVHGDLRELPFESGSFAGIWACASLVHLPNAELACALAEFKRVLRPGGSLFVSVRHGCGIEERFDPSGHRRWFYLYTAPEIRRLLLESGFVDIDAEVQPGAAHGTWINAHARSAGNRDIADAC is encoded by the coding sequence GTGCCGGTCGAAATTGGGCTCCGTGAGCAAGTGGAGGGTGGCGCGGGCTTAGCGCGCACTTCGACAGCGAGCGTGTCGCCAGCAGCGGAGGCGGCCTCACTGTTCGAAACGCGGCTCAGCCAAACCATCGAATCTTACGACTCGAACGCAGAGATCTACGCAGAGCGATTCCAGTTCGTCGATCTCGGCGAGGATCGCCGGCGGTTTTTGCAGCACCTCCCTAAGTCGACTGGTCTAGTCCTGGATGCCGGGTGCGGCCCAGGACGAGATCTTGGATTCTTCATGCGTGATGGGTTCCCGGCGATCGGGCTAGACAAGTCAGCCGAATTGCTTCGAATCGCACGCAGTGCTGGACATGCTGTTGTCCACGGAGACCTCCGTGAGCTCCCATTCGAGTCAGGGTCCTTTGCAGGGATATGGGCATGCGCATCGCTCGTTCATCTCCCCAACGCCGAATTAGCGTGTGCGCTAGCCGAGTTCAAGCGTGTGCTTCGCCCCGGCGGAAGTCTTTTTGTGTCCGTGCGACACGGGTGCGGCATCGAAGAGCGTTTTGATCCGTCTGGTCACCGCAGATGGTTCTACCTGTATACAGCACCTGAGATTCGGCGGCTGCTGCTAGAATCCGGCTTCGTCGACATCGATGCTGAAGTACAACCGGGGGCAGCGCATGGAACTTGGATTAATGCTCATGCACGGAGCGCAGGCAACCGCGACATCGCGGATGCTTGCTGA
- the panB gene encoding 3-methyl-2-oxobutanoate hydroxymethyltransferase, whose product MSEQTVYGAAEAKPRTSAELSAPRTKVRTLHLQKWKAEGHKWAMLTAYDYSTARIFDDAGIPVLLVGDSAANVVYGYDTTVPVSIDELIPLVRGVVRGAPHALVVADLPFGSYEGGPQQALATATRFLKETGAHAVKLEGGERVTEQIATLSAAGIPVMAHIGFTPQSVNGLGGFRVQGRGDAAEQTIHDAIAVQEAGAFSVVMEMVPAELATQITGKLTIPTIGIGAGANCDAQVLVWQDMAGMTNGKTAKFVKRFGDVGAELRRAAEQYADEVASGVFPADEHSF is encoded by the coding sequence ATGTCTGAGCAGACCGTGTACGGGGCTGCCGAGGCCAAACCACGCACCTCAGCCGAATTGTCCGCTCCGCGGACGAAGGTCCGCACCCTGCATCTACAGAAGTGGAAGGCCGAAGGCCACAAATGGGCCATGCTCACGGCCTACGACTACTCCACTGCCCGCATCTTCGACGACGCAGGCATCCCGGTGCTGTTGGTCGGCGATTCGGCCGCCAACGTCGTCTACGGCTACGACACCACCGTGCCCGTGTCGATCGACGAGCTGATCCCGCTGGTACGCGGCGTCGTGCGGGGTGCGCCGCATGCGCTGGTCGTGGCCGACCTACCGTTCGGCAGCTACGAGGGCGGGCCCCAGCAGGCGCTGGCCACCGCGACCCGCTTCCTGAAGGAGACCGGTGCGCATGCGGTCAAACTCGAGGGCGGCGAGCGCGTGACCGAGCAGATCGCAACGCTGAGCGCGGCCGGCATCCCCGTGATGGCCCACATCGGGTTCACCCCGCAGAGCGTCAACGGTCTGGGCGGCTTCCGGGTCCAGGGCCGCGGCGACGCCGCCGAGCAGACCATCCACGACGCGATCGCCGTGCAGGAAGCCGGCGCGTTCTCCGTCGTCATGGAGATGGTGCCCGCCGAACTGGCCACTCAGATCACCGGCAAGCTGACCATCCCCACCATCGGCATCGGTGCCGGCGCGAACTGCGACGCGCAGGTGCTGGTGTGGCAGGACATGGCCGGTATGACCAACGGCAAGACCGCGAAGTTCGTGAAGCGCTTCGGTGATGTCGGTGCCGAATTACGCCGCGCCGCAGAGCAATACGCCGACGAGGTGGCCAGCGGGGTGTTCCCCGCCGACGAGCACTCCTTCTAG
- the tesB_2 gene encoding acyl-CoA thioesterase, with translation MATDEIDPLTDLSGPLQGTALEKAVLESLDTLERALEMTSLGDNRFRATNERDRFGRIFGGQLLAQALYAASHTVDEHAPHSLHAYFVQTGASDTPVDIAVEAVRDGRSMATRRVTIAQGDRTLLTALASFHTNAAEPELERPQPDTPAPEEMPLLQHWVHQVPAQLRKNAQNWVDVPPAVEMRIAEPTNFLGGRQTPEPRSHWMRLPRPVGDEPALHSAMLAYASDYLLLDMALRNHPHPADYASIAAVSLDHALWLHRPVRFDEWHLYTQDTVAVTGHRALIRGTIRDAAGRTVASTSQEVLIRPIAK, from the coding sequence ATGGCCACCGATGAGATCGACCCGTTGACCGACCTGTCCGGCCCGCTGCAGGGAACCGCGCTGGAGAAGGCGGTGCTCGAGTCCCTCGACACGCTCGAGCGGGCGTTGGAAATGACATCGTTGGGCGACAACCGCTTTCGGGCGACCAACGAACGAGACCGCTTCGGCCGGATCTTCGGCGGCCAGCTGCTCGCCCAAGCCCTGTACGCCGCGTCGCACACCGTCGACGAGCACGCGCCGCATTCCCTGCACGCCTACTTCGTCCAGACCGGCGCCTCGGACACGCCGGTCGACATCGCCGTCGAGGCCGTGCGCGACGGACGATCGATGGCGACCCGTCGGGTCACCATCGCCCAAGGCGACCGCACCCTGCTCACCGCCCTTGCGTCGTTCCACACCAATGCCGCCGAACCCGAACTCGAGCGCCCGCAGCCCGACACCCCGGCTCCGGAGGAGATGCCGCTGCTGCAGCACTGGGTGCACCAGGTCCCCGCGCAGCTGAGGAAGAACGCGCAGAACTGGGTCGACGTTCCACCGGCAGTGGAGATGCGCATCGCGGAGCCGACGAACTTCCTGGGTGGCAGGCAGACGCCCGAGCCCCGGTCGCACTGGATGCGGTTGCCCCGCCCCGTCGGTGACGAACCCGCACTGCACAGCGCGATGCTGGCGTACGCGAGCGACTACCTGCTGCTGGACATGGCGTTGCGCAATCACCCGCACCCCGCCGATTACGCATCGATCGCGGCGGTCAGCCTCGATCACGCGCTGTGGCTGCACCGGCCCGTCCGCTTCGACGAGTGGCATCTGTACACCCAGGACACCGTGGCCGTCACCGGACATCGTGCGCTGATCCGCGGCACCATCCGCGACGCGGCGGGGCGCACCGTGGCCAGCACCTCGCAAGAAGTGCTGATCCGCCCGATCGCGAAGTAG
- a CDS encoding CHAD domain-containing protein, which yields MGKSSDTSTRHLEVERKFDVGESTVSPSFEGLSAVARVEGSPAHHLEAVYFDTPDHDLAARRITLRRRTGGPDEGWHLKLPAGPDARTEVREPLGDENEVPEALRDIVLAIVRDHPLRPVARISTRRTVNMLYGHDGTPVAEFCDDQVTASAEPGGPEQAWREWELELTDGADRELLDRLSNRLIDTGAEAAASGSKLARVLAESSAPETASASSDAVHRAVAEQVEQLIEWDRAVRADVPDSVHQMRVTTRKIRSLLQTSRDAFGISDDAWILDELKQLAAILGVARDAEVLAERYEEALDELPTELVRGPVRERLVDGANRRYAAGLRRSLIAMRSQRFFRLLDALEGLVAAEPALSQDEDERTQATIDAAYKRVRKAAKAAAAAEADDDKDEALHRIRKGAKRLRYTAAATGESKVSDRAKSIQSLLGDHQDSVVSRTHLSQQADAAHAAGEDTFTYGLLFRMEEELAHRSREQLDGALKKLAKAVRKAR from the coding sequence ATGGGCAAATCCAGCGACACGTCGACGCGGCATCTGGAGGTCGAGCGCAAGTTCGACGTCGGCGAATCGACCGTGTCACCGTCGTTCGAAGGGTTGTCGGCGGTGGCCCGGGTCGAAGGATCACCTGCGCACCATCTGGAGGCCGTGTACTTCGACACCCCCGATCACGACCTCGCGGCGCGGCGCATCACGCTGCGCAGGCGCACCGGTGGTCCGGACGAAGGATGGCATCTCAAACTTCCCGCAGGCCCCGACGCCCGCACGGAGGTCAGGGAGCCCCTCGGCGATGAGAACGAGGTGCCCGAGGCGCTGCGCGACATCGTCCTGGCCATCGTGCGCGATCATCCGCTGCGTCCCGTCGCGCGCATCTCGACCCGGCGCACCGTCAACATGCTCTACGGTCACGACGGCACGCCGGTCGCGGAGTTCTGTGACGACCAGGTGACGGCGTCGGCCGAACCGGGCGGTCCGGAGCAGGCGTGGCGCGAATGGGAGCTCGAACTCACCGACGGCGCCGACCGGGAACTGCTCGACCGGCTGTCGAACCGGCTGATCGACACCGGCGCCGAAGCCGCGGCCAGCGGTTCGAAGTTGGCGCGCGTCTTGGCGGAGTCGTCGGCGCCTGAGACTGCCTCCGCATCGAGCGACGCCGTGCACCGGGCGGTGGCCGAACAGGTCGAGCAGCTGATCGAGTGGGACCGCGCGGTTCGCGCTGACGTGCCGGACTCGGTGCACCAGATGCGGGTCACGACGCGCAAGATCCGAAGCCTGCTGCAGACCTCCCGGGACGCGTTCGGCATCTCCGACGACGCCTGGATTCTCGACGAGCTCAAGCAACTGGCCGCAATTCTGGGAGTGGCGCGCGATGCCGAAGTGCTGGCCGAACGCTATGAGGAGGCCCTCGATGAGTTGCCGACGGAGTTGGTCCGCGGGCCGGTGCGGGAGCGGCTGGTCGACGGGGCCAACCGGCGCTATGCGGCTGGACTGCGCCGGTCGCTGATCGCCATGCGGTCCCAGCGTTTCTTCCGGCTGCTCGACGCGCTCGAAGGGTTGGTCGCCGCGGAGCCGGCGCTGTCACAGGACGAAGATGAGCGCACCCAGGCGACGATCGACGCGGCCTACAAGCGGGTACGCAAAGCGGCGAAGGCGGCCGCCGCGGCTGAAGCCGACGACGACAAAGACGAGGCGTTGCATCGAATTCGCAAGGGCGCTAAACGTCTTCGATACACGGCCGCGGCGACCGGCGAGTCCAAGGTCTCGGATCGGGCCAAGAGCATTCAGTCGCTGCTCGGTGACCACCAGGACAGCGTCGTCAGCCGGACCCACCTCAGCCAGCAGGCCGATGCCGCGCACGCCGCGGGCGAGGACACGTTCACCTACGGTCTGCTCTTCCGGATGGAGGAGGAACTCGCACACCGCTCGCGGGAGCAGTTGGACGGCGCGCTCAAGAAGCTTGCCAAGGCGGTGCGCAAGGCGCGCTGA
- the fcbB1_2 gene encoding enoyl-CoA hydratase/isomerase: protein MTEYETLTFEQTGAIARITLNRPDAANGMNGTMTRELAAAAKQCDTDATKVVVLTGSGRFFCAGGDLKDFASAPDRGAQIKGVADDLHRAISTLARMNAVVITAVNGTAAGAGFSLAATGDLVLAAESASFTMAYTRVGLSPDGSASYYLPRLIGITKTKELMLTNRTLTAQEASQWGLVTEVVPDAELADRASKLADQMAATSAGSNGGVKQLLLGTFGNGLEEQMELEGRLIAARAVSNDGRAGVDAFLAKRKAEFA, encoded by the coding sequence GTGACCGAATACGAAACGCTGACCTTCGAGCAGACCGGTGCCATCGCCCGCATCACGCTGAATCGGCCGGATGCCGCAAACGGCATGAACGGCACCATGACTCGTGAACTGGCCGCGGCGGCCAAGCAGTGCGACACCGACGCGACCAAGGTCGTGGTGCTCACCGGGTCGGGCCGGTTCTTCTGCGCCGGTGGTGATTTGAAGGACTTCGCCTCGGCGCCGGATCGCGGCGCGCAGATTAAGGGCGTCGCCGACGATCTGCATCGGGCGATCTCGACGTTGGCCCGGATGAACGCGGTCGTGATCACCGCCGTCAACGGCACCGCGGCCGGCGCGGGGTTCTCGCTCGCGGCGACCGGCGATCTGGTGCTGGCCGCGGAGTCGGCATCGTTCACGATGGCCTACACCCGCGTCGGTCTGAGCCCCGACGGCAGCGCCTCCTACTACCTTCCGCGGCTCATCGGGATCACCAAGACCAAGGAACTCATGCTCACCAACCGGACCCTCACCGCGCAGGAGGCCTCGCAGTGGGGCCTGGTGACCGAGGTGGTCCCCGACGCCGAGCTGGCCGACCGGGCCTCGAAGCTGGCCGATCAGATGGCGGCCACCTCGGCCGGTTCGAACGGTGGGGTCAAGCAGCTGCTGCTGGGAACGTTCGGCAACGGGCTCGAGGAACAGATGGAACTCGAGGGACGGCTGATCGCCGCCCGCGCTGTCTCCAACGACGGCCGAGCAGGCGTCGACGCCTTCCTGGCCAAGCGAAAAGCCGAGTTCGCCTAG
- a CDS encoding glyoxalase, with the protein MIVRMDLFEQPWPEGDFRFFQLGHVVLDVLEAAASWARVFGVGPFHVLPVADQVANYGGEIRTVRIQVAVAQAGPVQIELIQQHCDTPSIYSEWSRGGTSSFHQIATITRYYDVKTAHFASLGYRIAAQSTGGGFRVAYIDTVADFGFYTEVVEAPPSFLDQVHRISEACSDWDGNDPVRIMTRDGYRVPADSRGHPRTLKS; encoded by the coding sequence ATGATCGTGCGCATGGATCTGTTCGAACAGCCTTGGCCCGAAGGAGATTTTCGATTCTTTCAACTCGGGCACGTCGTCTTGGATGTCCTCGAAGCCGCCGCCAGTTGGGCGCGCGTGTTCGGGGTCGGACCGTTCCACGTGCTTCCGGTCGCCGATCAGGTGGCCAACTACGGGGGTGAGATCCGCACGGTCCGGATCCAGGTCGCGGTGGCTCAAGCCGGCCCCGTACAGATCGAATTGATCCAGCAGCATTGCGACACACCCAGCATCTACTCTGAGTGGAGTCGGGGCGGAACGAGCTCGTTTCACCAAATAGCCACAATCACAAGATATTACGATGTCAAGACGGCGCACTTCGCGTCGCTGGGCTATCGGATTGCCGCACAGAGTACGGGTGGCGGTTTCCGCGTCGCCTACATCGACACCGTCGCGGATTTCGGGTTCTACACGGAGGTCGTCGAGGCTCCGCCCAGCTTTCTCGACCAGGTGCACCGCATCTCCGAAGCCTGCTCTGACTGGGACGGCAACGATCCGGTCCGCATCATGACCCGCGACGGCTACCGGGTGCCGGCGGATTCCAGGGGCCACCCCCGGACTCTAAAGTCTTAG
- a CDS encoding nucleoside-diphosphate-sugar epimerase, with protein MLSGERVLITGPAGRIAYGITRMLARDNEVWGIARFSDPAAREEVEALSVTTRSADLSDGDFSQLPTDFTYLLHIAADFGEDYERGLRVNAEGTGLLLSHCRGVKAALVMSTVTVYKPHPDPWHPFRENDPIGDAGLPSPQPYSIVKIAEEAVARYCAREFGIPTVIARMGSAYGERGGLPLWHLQAVADGRPVVARWDPLPYSPIHYDDINAQVPALLDAASVPATIVNFAGDTPVSVQQWCTYFGELLGVSPRVDVQPVPGASVGSVGDHTKRTSITGPCTVDWRDGFRAMAAHHYPDRVEA; from the coding sequence ATGCTGAGCGGGGAACGCGTCCTCATCACGGGACCGGCCGGTCGCATCGCTTACGGCATCACGAGGATGCTGGCTAGGGACAACGAGGTGTGGGGGATTGCCCGGTTCTCCGACCCGGCAGCGCGCGAGGAGGTCGAAGCCCTCAGTGTGACCACCCGCAGCGCCGATCTTTCAGACGGGGATTTCTCCCAGCTGCCAACCGATTTCACCTATCTCCTGCACATCGCCGCCGATTTCGGCGAAGACTACGAGCGTGGGTTACGCGTCAACGCCGAAGGAACCGGGCTGCTGCTGTCCCACTGCCGCGGTGTCAAGGCGGCGCTGGTGATGTCGACGGTCACCGTTTACAAACCCCACCCTGACCCGTGGCACCCATTCCGGGAGAATGATCCGATCGGCGATGCCGGATTGCCCAGCCCGCAACCGTATTCGATCGTCAAGATCGCCGAGGAGGCCGTCGCCAGATACTGTGCACGCGAGTTCGGCATACCCACAGTCATCGCCCGGATGGGCAGCGCGTATGGCGAGCGGGGCGGTCTGCCGCTGTGGCACCTGCAGGCCGTCGCGGACGGACGACCCGTCGTCGCCCGATGGGACCCGTTGCCGTACAGCCCGATCCACTACGACGACATCAACGCCCAGGTTCCGGCGCTGCTGGACGCGGCGAGCGTTCCCGCCACCATCGTCAACTTCGCGGGCGACACCCCAGTGAGCGTCCAGCAGTGGTGCACGTACTTCGGTGAACTTCTCGGCGTGTCGCCGCGGGTGGATGTGCAGCCTGTCCCCGGTGCCTCGGTCGGTTCGGTCGGCGACCACACCAAGCGAACATCGATCACCGGACCCTGCACGGTGGACTGGCGAGACGGCTTTCGCGCGATGGCCGCTCACCACTATCCCGACCGCGTCGAGGCGTGA
- the tgs2_1 gene encoding Diacylglycerol O-acyltransferase produces MQRLSGLDASFLYLETAQQPLHVCSILELDTSTMPGGYTFDRFRDELNMRIKAMPEFRDKLADSRFNLDHPVWVEDKDFDVDRHLHRIGLPAPGGPRELAEICGHIASLPLDRSRPLWEKWVIENIDGTNPQEGGRLVVMTKVHHAGVDGVTGASMMSQLCSTEPDAPPPDPVDGSGDASSLEIAVSGAVKFATRPLKLASAVPMTVSSVVDTVRRARSGLSMAPPFAAPRTVFNVNVTGHRNVAFAQLDLEDIKTVKNHFGVKVNDVVMALVSGVLRKYLADRGQLPENSLVAMVPVSVHDKSDRPGRNQVSGMFSRLETHIEDPAARLKSIAEANSVAKQHSSAIGATLLQDWTQFAAPAVFGVAMRVYASSRLSGARPVHNLVISNVPGPQVPLYYLGCEAKAMYPLGPIFHGSGLNITVMSLSGSLNVGIVSCPELLPDLWDMADDFSAALDELLAATR; encoded by the coding sequence ATGCAACGGCTCAGCGGGCTCGACGCCAGCTTCTTGTACCTCGAGACCGCGCAGCAGCCGCTGCATGTGTGTTCGATCCTCGAACTGGACACCTCGACGATGCCCGGCGGCTACACGTTCGACCGGTTCCGGGACGAGTTGAACATGCGGATCAAGGCGATGCCGGAGTTCCGCGACAAGCTGGCCGACAGCCGGTTCAACCTCGACCATCCGGTGTGGGTGGAGGACAAGGACTTCGACGTTGACCGCCATCTGCATCGCATCGGCCTGCCCGCGCCCGGCGGCCCCCGCGAGCTCGCAGAGATCTGCGGACATATCGCGTCGCTGCCGCTCGACCGCAGCCGCCCGCTGTGGGAGAAGTGGGTGATCGAGAACATCGACGGAACCAACCCGCAGGAGGGCGGGCGTCTCGTGGTGATGACGAAGGTGCACCACGCAGGCGTCGACGGCGTCACCGGCGCGAGCATGATGTCGCAGCTGTGCAGCACCGAACCCGACGCGCCGCCACCGGATCCCGTCGACGGTTCCGGGGACGCAAGCTCACTGGAGATCGCGGTTTCCGGTGCGGTCAAGTTCGCCACCCGGCCGCTGAAGCTGGCCAGCGCGGTGCCTATGACCGTCTCCTCCGTGGTCGACACGGTCCGTCGCGCCCGTTCCGGCCTCTCGATGGCGCCGCCGTTCGCCGCCCCGAGGACGGTGTTCAACGTGAACGTCACCGGGCACCGCAACGTCGCGTTCGCGCAACTGGATCTCGAGGACATCAAGACCGTCAAGAACCACTTCGGGGTCAAGGTCAACGACGTGGTGATGGCGCTGGTCTCCGGCGTGCTGCGCAAGTACCTCGCCGACCGCGGCCAACTGCCGGAGAACTCCCTCGTCGCGATGGTGCCGGTCTCCGTCCACGACAAGTCCGACCGGCCCGGGCGCAACCAGGTGTCGGGGATGTTCTCGCGGCTGGAGACCCACATCGAGGATCCGGCGGCTCGGCTGAAATCGATCGCCGAGGCGAATTCGGTTGCCAAGCAACATAGTTCGGCGATTGGGGCGACGCTGCTGCAGGACTGGACGCAGTTCGCCGCCCCGGCGGTGTTCGGTGTCGCGATGCGCGTCTACGCCTCGAGCCGGCTCAGCGGTGCGCGGCCGGTGCACAACCTCGTCATCTCTAACGTTCCCGGCCCGCAGGTGCCGCTGTACTACCTGGGCTGCGAGGCCAAGGCGATGTATCCGCTCGGGCCGATCTTCCACGGGTCGGGCCTCAACATCACCGTGATGTCCCTGTCCGGTTCGCTGAACGTCGGCATCGTGTCCTGCCCGGAACTGCTGCCCGACCTGTGGGATATGGCCGACGACTTCTCCGCCGCCCTCGACGAGCTGTTGGCCGCCACGCGATAG